One Littorina saxatilis isolate snail1 linkage group LG12, US_GU_Lsax_2.0, whole genome shotgun sequence genomic region harbors:
- the LOC138982703 gene encoding uncharacterized protein, which translates to MNTLTVVALLAGLALSAAQGLTGSTGGPLGSTPNSAANNAANTGSGINQMLTNPALSYGLMGGDNLMRAMMAPYMARFGNVPAYYFLRGGMDNFSSVLMSDMMNRALSRSTGINPLMSAFMTGQMFDAPDNYALSNMLLNGNGRGRAGQTNQNQNQNQMGGGGMGGGGGMGGGGGMNPFLLAPFLF; encoded by the exons ATGAACACTCTCACGGTGGTCGCCCTTTTGGCTGGTCTGGCCTTGTCTGCCG CTCAGGGACTTACTG GCTCCACAGGCGGACCTCTCGGCAGCACCCCCAACTCCGCCGCCAACAACGCCGCCAACACCGGAAGCGGCATCAACCAGATGTTAACGAACCCGGCGCTGAGCTACGGGCTGATGGGAGGCGACAACCTGATGCGCGCCATGATGGCGCCTTACATGGCCCGCTTCGGCAACGTGCCGGCGTACTACTTCCTGCGCGGAGGGATGGACAATTTCAGCTCGGTGCTGATGAGCGACATGATGAACCGCGCGCTGTCCCGCTCCACCGGCATCAACCCCCTCATGTCCGCCTTCATGACGGGCCAGATGTTCGACGCCCCGGACAACTACGCCCTCAGCAACATGCTCTTGAACGGAAACGGGCGAGGCCGCGCAGGTCAGACCAACCAGAACCAGAACCAGAACCAGATGGGCGGAGGAGGCATGGGGGGCGGAGGAGGCATGGGGGGCGGCGGAGGCATGAACCCCTTCCTCCTCGCCCCCTTCCTCTTCTAA
- the LOC138982704 gene encoding uncharacterized protein — MINFSVFVQFALVAVLLSAERSQGQTASTSKPCVNTEDTQCYRHRREEICEGAYKGWASVRCARYCGFCTDSQPDERCVDTIPNCNEYMACDDPGYFAWVGDHCRKFCNRCDVQVTATTPPAVQQTTPPKIFTTTSKPTSSAPASTQASRQTTSQGQGATATSAGGATCTDQLAFCDTYSKDACQNVEWAKNFCPRYCDLCASVTSTPSLTSRAVTTARPTPVTTSRAPVSTTKQGVATCTDQLAFCDTYSKDACQNVEWAKNFCPRYCDLCASVTSAPSMTSHDVTTARPTPVTTSSASSSTTKQAPATCRDQLPYCNTYSRDACANMDWAKNFCPNFCNVCDPVTPGSVVTSGPVVTSGSGMTSHGETTARPAIASSTLSVLTTRQGSSACVDQLSFCVRYSKDACNDTQWGRTYCASYCNLCVN; from the exons ATGATCAATTTTTCAGTATTTGTGCAATTTGCTCTTGTGGCAGTACTTTTATCAGCAG AAAGAAGCCAAGGTCAAACTGCATCAACAT CCAAGCCATGCGTGAACACGGAGGATACCCAGTGCTACCGACACCGGCGGGAGGAAATCTGTGAGGGTGCCTACAAGGGATGGGCCAGTGTCAGGTGTGCCAGGTACTGCGGCTTCTGCACAG ACTCACAGCCCGACGAGCGGTGTGTGGACACCATTCCTAACTGCAACGAGTACATGGCCTGTGACGACCCGGGCTACTTCGCCTGGGTGGGGGACCACTGCCGCAAGTTCTGCAATCGTTGTG ATGTTCAAGTTACGGCCACCACGCCTCCCGCCGTCCAGCAGACAACGCCACCTAAGATCTTCACCACGACGTCCAAACCCACGTCATCAGCTCCCGCGAGCACTCAGGCATCACGTCAGACAACGTCGCAAGGCCAAGGCGCCACTGCCACTTCAGCAG GCGGCGCTACGTGCACGGACCAGCTGGCGTTCTGTGATACCTACTCCAAGGATGCGTGTCAGAATGTGGAATGGGCCAAGAACTTCTGTCCTCGCTACTGTGACCTGTGTGCTTCTG TTACGTCAACTCCTTCCTTGACATCACGCGCCGTGACGACAGCACGCCCCACACCCGTGACAACCTCCAGAGCACCagtttcaacaacaaaacaag GCGTTGCTACGTGCACGGACCAGCTGGCATTTTGTGATACCTACTCCAAAGACGCGTGTCAGAATGTGGAATGGGCCAAGAACTTCTGTCCTCGCTACTGTGACCTGTGTGCTTCTG TTACATCAGCTCCTTCTATGACGTCACACGACGTGACGACAGCACGCCCCACACCGGTGACAACCTCCAGCGCGTCatcttcaacaacaaaacaag CTCCCGCGACGTGCCGAGACCAGCTGCCATATTGCAACACGTACTCCCGAGATGCCTGCGCTAACATGGACTGGGCCAAAAACTTCTGCCCCAACTTCTGCAACGTCTGCGATCCTG TGACGCCAGGCTCGGTGGTGACGTCCGGGCCCGTTGTGACGTCAGGCTCCGGGATGACGTCACATGGAGAGACGACAGCCCGCCCAGCGATTGCATCTTCTACCTTATCTGTTTTAACGACAAGACAAG GTTCATCGGCCTGTGTTGACCAGCTGAGCTTCTGTGTCCGTTACTCCAAAGACGCTTGCAACGACACGCAGTGGGGGAGAACCTACTGTGCCAGCTACTGCAACCTCTGCGTCAACTAA